A window from Apostichopus japonicus isolate 1M-3 chromosome 2, ASM3797524v1, whole genome shotgun sequence encodes these proteins:
- the LOC139976061 gene encoding uncharacterized protein isoform X1 produces MAQILSLVLLYAIVNLNIAVAGSTSTYPTSTSDIRAMTSSPTLTLSVTESDPCVSSPCLMGGRCISFSGMALCICPVGVFGRFCEMPATTMPVTGKTSTVITENQDTFSPCDPNRCQRGGSCIPLNETEFLCLCPLGVQGRFCDQVLQTSTQPDTFSPCDPNRCQRGGSCFPLNETDFLCLCPLGVQGRFCDQVLQTSTQPDTFSPCDPNQCQRGGSCIPLNETEFLCLCPLGVQGRFCDQVLQTSTQPDTFSPCDPNRCQRGGSCIPLNEIEFLCLCPLGVQGRFCDQVLQTSTQPDTFSPCDPNRCQRGGSCFPLNETDFLCLCPLGVQGRFCDQVLQTSTQPDTFSPCDPNQCQRGGSCIPLNETEFLCLCPLGVQGRFCDQVLQTSTQPDTFSPCDPNRCQRGGSCIPLNETDFLCLCPLGVQGRFCDQVLQTSTQPDTFSPCDPNRCQRGGSCIPLNETDFLCLCPLGVQGRFCDQVLQTSTQPDTFSPCDPNRCQRGGSCIPLNETDFLCLCPLGVQGRFCDQVLQTSTQPDTFSPCDPNRCQRGGSCIPLNETDFLCLCPLGVQGRFCDQVLQTSTQPELKTTMSSLVTTSEPSTLETTYVTPMSATMEIKTEIVTTTDFSSLCFIEVVTLRGTLINGLILDWKDWNEAGNTLLYFKLQSKVNADDEWISDDFLEPTDREIELTNLEERGISIIRVVAVVQKS; encoded by the exons AGCGGCATGGCATTATGTATCTGTCCTGTTGGTGTTTTCGGGAGGTTTTGTGAGATGCCTGCCACTACCATGCCTGTTACAGGGAAAACATCAACCGTCATAACAGAGAATCAAG ATACGTTTAGTCCTTGCGATCCAAACCGGTGCCAACGAGGAGGCTCGTGTATCCCTCTGAACGAAACAGAATTTCTATGTCTTTGTCCACTTGGAGTTCAAGGGAGATTTTGTGATCAGGTTTTGCAAACCTCAACACAACCAG ATACGTTTAGTCCTTGCGATCCAAACCGGTGTCAACGAGGTGGCTCGTGTTTCCCTCTGAACGAAACAGACTTTCTATGTCTTTGTCCACTTGGAGTTCAAGGGAGATTTTGTGATCAGGTTTTGCAAACCTCAACACAACCAG ATACGTTTAGTCCTTGCGATCCAAACCAGTGCCAACGAGGAGGCTCGTGTATCCCTCTGAACGAAACAGAATTTCTATGTCTTTGTCCGCTTGGAGTTCAAGGGAGATTTTGTGATCAGGTTTTGCAAACCTCAACACAACCAG ATACGTTTAGTCCTTGCGATCCAAACCGGTGCCAACGAGGAGGCTCGTGTATCCCTCTGAACGAAATAGAATTTCTATGTCTTTGTCCACTTGGAGTTCAAGGGAGATTTTGTGATCAGGTTTTGCAAACCTCAACACAACCAG ATACGTTTAGTCCTTGCGATCCAAACCGGTGTCAACGAGGTGGCTCGTGTTTCCCTCTGAACGAAACAGACTTTCTATGTCTTTGTCCACTTGGAGTTCAAGGGAGATTTTGTGATCAGGTTTTGCAAACCTCAACACAACCAG ATACGTTTAGTCCTTGCGATCCAAACCAGTGTCAACGAGGAGGCTCGTGTATCCCTCTGAACGAAACAGAATTTCTATGTCTTTGTCCACTTGGAGTTCAAGGGAGATTTTGTGATCAGGTTTTGCAAACCTCAACACAACCAG ATACGTTTAGTCCTTGCGATCCAAACCGGTGTCAACGAGGTGGCTCGTGTATCCCTCTGAACGAAACAGACTTTCTATGTCTTTGTCCACTTGGAGTTCAAGGGAGATTTTGTGATCAGGTTTTGCAAACCTCAACACAACCAG ATACGTTTAGTCCTTGCGATCCAAACCGGTGTCAACGAGGTGGCTCGTGTATCCCTCTGAACGAAACAGACTTTCTATGTCTTTGTCCACTTGGAGTTCAAGGGAGATTTTGTGATCAGGTTTTGCAAACCTCAACACAACCAG ATACGTTTAGTCCTTGCGATCCAAACCGGTGTCAACGAGGTGGCTCGTGTATCCCTCTGAACGAAACAGACTTTCTATGTCTTTGTCCACTTGGAGTTCAAGGGAGATTTTGTGATCAGGTTTTGCAAACCTCAACACAACCAG ATACGTTTAGTCCTTGCGATCCAAACCGGTGCCAACGAGGAGGCTCGTGTATCCCTCTGAACGAAACAGACTTTCTATGTCTTTGTCCACTTGGAGTTCAAGGGAGATTTTGTGATCAGGTTTTGCAAACCTCAACACAACCAG AATTGAAGACTACAATGTCAAGTTTGGTGACTACCTCTGAACCGTCCACGTTAGAGACAACATATGTTACGCCAATGTCAGCCACTATGGAAATCAAAACTG aaattGTAACGACGACTGATTTCTCGTCTCTTTGTTTCATCGAGGTGGTGACGCTTCGAGGCACTTTAATAAACGGTCTAATTTTGGATTGGAAAGATTGGAACGAAGCCGGGAATACTCTCCTTTATTTTAAGCTTCAGAGTAAAGTAAACGCTGATGATGAGTGGATATCCGATGATTTTCTAGAACCCACAGACAGGGAAATAGAGCTTACTAACCTGGAAGAGAGAGGAATTAGCATTATACGAGTGGTGGCCGTTGTACAAAAATCATGA
- the LOC139976061 gene encoding uncharacterized protein isoform X3 has product MAQILSLVLLYAIVNLNIAVAGSTSTYPTSTSDIRAMTSSPTLTLSVTESDPCVSSPCLMGGRCISFSGMALCICPVGVFGRFCEMPATTMPVTGKTSTVITENQDTFSPCDPNRCQRGGSCFPLNETDFLCLCPLGVQGRFCDQVLQTSTQPDTFSPCDPNQCQRGGSCIPLNETEFLCLCPLGVQGRFCDQVLQTSTQPDTFSPCDPNRCQRGGSCIPLNEIEFLCLCPLGVQGRFCDQVLQTSTQPDTFSPCDPNRCQRGGSCFPLNETDFLCLCPLGVQGRFCDQVLQTSTQPDTFSPCDPNQCQRGGSCIPLNETEFLCLCPLGVQGRFCDQVLQTSTQPDTFSPCDPNRCQRGGSCIPLNETDFLCLCPLGVQGRFCDQVLQTSTQPDTFSPCDPNRCQRGGSCIPLNETDFLCLCPLGVQGRFCDQVLQTSTQPDTFSPCDPNRCQRGGSCIPLNETDFLCLCPLGVQGRFCDQVLQTSTQPDTFSPCDPNRCQRGGSCIPLNETDFLCLCPLGVQGRFCDQVLQTSTQPELKTTMSSLVTTSEPSTLETTYVTPMSATMEIKTEIVTTTDFSSLCFIEVVTLRGTLINGLILDWKDWNEAGNTLLYFKLQSKVNADDEWISDDFLEPTDREIELTNLEERGISIIRVVAVVQKS; this is encoded by the exons AGCGGCATGGCATTATGTATCTGTCCTGTTGGTGTTTTCGGGAGGTTTTGTGAGATGCCTGCCACTACCATGCCTGTTACAGGGAAAACATCAACCGTCATAACAGAGAATCAAG ATACGTTTAGTCCTTGCGATCCAAACCGGTGTCAACGAGGTGGCTCGTGTTTCCCTCTGAACGAAACAGACTTTCTATGTCTTTGTCCACTTGGAGTTCAAGGGAGATTTTGTGATCAGGTTTTGCAAACCTCAACACAACCAG ATACGTTTAGTCCTTGCGATCCAAACCAGTGCCAACGAGGAGGCTCGTGTATCCCTCTGAACGAAACAGAATTTCTATGTCTTTGTCCGCTTGGAGTTCAAGGGAGATTTTGTGATCAGGTTTTGCAAACCTCAACACAACCAG ATACGTTTAGTCCTTGCGATCCAAACCGGTGCCAACGAGGAGGCTCGTGTATCCCTCTGAACGAAATAGAATTTCTATGTCTTTGTCCACTTGGAGTTCAAGGGAGATTTTGTGATCAGGTTTTGCAAACCTCAACACAACCAG ATACGTTTAGTCCTTGCGATCCAAACCGGTGTCAACGAGGTGGCTCGTGTTTCCCTCTGAACGAAACAGACTTTCTATGTCTTTGTCCACTTGGAGTTCAAGGGAGATTTTGTGATCAGGTTTTGCAAACCTCAACACAACCAG ATACGTTTAGTCCTTGCGATCCAAACCAGTGTCAACGAGGAGGCTCGTGTATCCCTCTGAACGAAACAGAATTTCTATGTCTTTGTCCACTTGGAGTTCAAGGGAGATTTTGTGATCAGGTTTTGCAAACCTCAACACAACCAG ATACGTTTAGTCCTTGCGATCCAAACCGGTGTCAACGAGGTGGCTCGTGTATCCCTCTGAACGAAACAGACTTTCTATGTCTTTGTCCACTTGGAGTTCAAGGGAGATTTTGTGATCAGGTTTTGCAAACCTCAACACAACCAG ATACGTTTAGTCCTTGCGATCCAAACCGGTGTCAACGAGGTGGCTCGTGTATCCCTCTGAACGAAACAGACTTTCTATGTCTTTGTCCACTTGGAGTTCAAGGGAGATTTTGTGATCAGGTTTTGCAAACCTCAACACAACCAG ATACGTTTAGTCCTTGCGATCCAAACCGGTGTCAACGAGGTGGCTCGTGTATCCCTCTGAACGAAACAGACTTTCTATGTCTTTGTCCACTTGGAGTTCAAGGGAGATTTTGTGATCAGGTTTTGCAAACCTCAACACAACCAG ATACGTTTAGTCCTTGCGATCCAAACCGGTGCCAACGAGGAGGCTCGTGTATCCCTCTGAACGAAACAGACTTTCTATGTCTTTGTCCACTTGGAGTTCAAGGGAGATTTTGTGATCAGGTTTTGCAAACCTCAACACAACCAG AATTGAAGACTACAATGTCAAGTTTGGTGACTACCTCTGAACCGTCCACGTTAGAGACAACATATGTTACGCCAATGTCAGCCACTATGGAAATCAAAACTG aaattGTAACGACGACTGATTTCTCGTCTCTTTGTTTCATCGAGGTGGTGACGCTTCGAGGCACTTTAATAAACGGTCTAATTTTGGATTGGAAAGATTGGAACGAAGCCGGGAATACTCTCCTTTATTTTAAGCTTCAGAGTAAAGTAAACGCTGATGATGAGTGGATATCCGATGATTTTCTAGAACCCACAGACAGGGAAATAGAGCTTACTAACCTGGAAGAGAGAGGAATTAGCATTATACGAGTGGTGGCCGTTGTACAAAAATCATGA
- the LOC139976061 gene encoding uncharacterized protein isoform X2, with protein MAQILSLVLLYAIVNLNIAVAGSTSTYPTSTSDIRAMTSSPTLTLSVTESDPCVSSPCLMGGRCISFSGMALCICPVGVFGRFCEMPATTMPVTGKTSTVITENQDTFSPCDPNRCQRGGSCIPLNETEFLCLCPLGVQGRFCDQVLQTSTQPDTFSPCDPNRCQRGGSCFPLNETDFLCLCPLGVQGRFCDQVLQTSTQPDTFSPCDPNRCQRGGSCIPLNEIEFLCLCPLGVQGRFCDQVLQTSTQPDTFSPCDPNRCQRGGSCFPLNETDFLCLCPLGVQGRFCDQVLQTSTQPDTFSPCDPNQCQRGGSCIPLNETEFLCLCPLGVQGRFCDQVLQTSTQPDTFSPCDPNRCQRGGSCIPLNETDFLCLCPLGVQGRFCDQVLQTSTQPDTFSPCDPNRCQRGGSCIPLNETDFLCLCPLGVQGRFCDQVLQTSTQPDTFSPCDPNRCQRGGSCIPLNETDFLCLCPLGVQGRFCDQVLQTSTQPDTFSPCDPNRCQRGGSCIPLNETDFLCLCPLGVQGRFCDQVLQTSTQPELKTTMSSLVTTSEPSTLETTYVTPMSATMEIKTEIVTTTDFSSLCFIEVVTLRGTLINGLILDWKDWNEAGNTLLYFKLQSKVNADDEWISDDFLEPTDREIELTNLEERGISIIRVVAVVQKS; from the exons AGCGGCATGGCATTATGTATCTGTCCTGTTGGTGTTTTCGGGAGGTTTTGTGAGATGCCTGCCACTACCATGCCTGTTACAGGGAAAACATCAACCGTCATAACAGAGAATCAAG ATACGTTTAGTCCTTGCGATCCAAACCGGTGCCAACGAGGAGGCTCGTGTATCCCTCTGAACGAAACAGAATTTCTATGTCTTTGTCCACTTGGAGTTCAAGGGAGATTTTGTGATCAGGTTTTGCAAACCTCAACACAACCAG ATACGTTTAGTCCTTGCGATCCAAACCGGTGTCAACGAGGTGGCTCGTGTTTCCCTCTGAACGAAACAGACTTTCTATGTCTTTGTCCACTTGGAGTTCAAGGGAGATTTTGTGATCAGGTTTTGCAAACCTCAACACAACCAG ATACGTTTAGTCCTTGCGATCCAAACCGGTGCCAACGAGGAGGCTCGTGTATCCCTCTGAACGAAATAGAATTTCTATGTCTTTGTCCACTTGGAGTTCAAGGGAGATTTTGTGATCAGGTTTTGCAAACCTCAACACAACCAG ATACGTTTAGTCCTTGCGATCCAAACCGGTGTCAACGAGGTGGCTCGTGTTTCCCTCTGAACGAAACAGACTTTCTATGTCTTTGTCCACTTGGAGTTCAAGGGAGATTTTGTGATCAGGTTTTGCAAACCTCAACACAACCAG ATACGTTTAGTCCTTGCGATCCAAACCAGTGTCAACGAGGAGGCTCGTGTATCCCTCTGAACGAAACAGAATTTCTATGTCTTTGTCCACTTGGAGTTCAAGGGAGATTTTGTGATCAGGTTTTGCAAACCTCAACACAACCAG ATACGTTTAGTCCTTGCGATCCAAACCGGTGTCAACGAGGTGGCTCGTGTATCCCTCTGAACGAAACAGACTTTCTATGTCTTTGTCCACTTGGAGTTCAAGGGAGATTTTGTGATCAGGTTTTGCAAACCTCAACACAACCAG ATACGTTTAGTCCTTGCGATCCAAACCGGTGTCAACGAGGTGGCTCGTGTATCCCTCTGAACGAAACAGACTTTCTATGTCTTTGTCCACTTGGAGTTCAAGGGAGATTTTGTGATCAGGTTTTGCAAACCTCAACACAACCAG ATACGTTTAGTCCTTGCGATCCAAACCGGTGTCAACGAGGTGGCTCGTGTATCCCTCTGAACGAAACAGACTTTCTATGTCTTTGTCCACTTGGAGTTCAAGGGAGATTTTGTGATCAGGTTTTGCAAACCTCAACACAACCAG ATACGTTTAGTCCTTGCGATCCAAACCGGTGCCAACGAGGAGGCTCGTGTATCCCTCTGAACGAAACAGACTTTCTATGTCTTTGTCCACTTGGAGTTCAAGGGAGATTTTGTGATCAGGTTTTGCAAACCTCAACACAACCAG AATTGAAGACTACAATGTCAAGTTTGGTGACTACCTCTGAACCGTCCACGTTAGAGACAACATATGTTACGCCAATGTCAGCCACTATGGAAATCAAAACTG aaattGTAACGACGACTGATTTCTCGTCTCTTTGTTTCATCGAGGTGGTGACGCTTCGAGGCACTTTAATAAACGGTCTAATTTTGGATTGGAAAGATTGGAACGAAGCCGGGAATACTCTCCTTTATTTTAAGCTTCAGAGTAAAGTAAACGCTGATGATGAGTGGATATCCGATGATTTTCTAGAACCCACAGACAGGGAAATAGAGCTTACTAACCTGGAAGAGAGAGGAATTAGCATTATACGAGTGGTGGCCGTTGTACAAAAATCATGA